The region CCAATTTGTGACGGACAGCCGCCTGTACCGCACTGTCTGCAATAAGGAGTTCCAATGCATTTTCCTTGCACCAGCACCAATCAACCAGTTCATGGGCATACCTACACGTCGCTGCCTCACGCTGACGTTTAAGCAACTCCGCTTTACTGCGCATCCCCTGCTTCTGACAGAACATCGAATGGCGCAGCAGCTGGAAGATCTCTTTGATCAGTATACTGAAAATCGTAACCGACAGGTATGCCGAAAGCTGAAGGAGGAGCTGGACATAGCCCGCCAAGTGGGTGCCAAGCTCGTCCTCTCTGCACGGCCCGAGCTGACCGACGAGATTCGGCGTCAGCTGCGCCTCACGCAAAAGTTGCGACAACGTTACTATTTGGAATCCACGGCCGAGCGCAATCTCTCCCTACGCTTGCTGCGCGTATGGTCCAAACTGAAGGCGCTCCGCAGCCAGCAGGACTTCCAATGCACCCGATTTCAGCTGAAACTGCATGTAGGCTATCATCCCAACCTGGAGTCCGCCTACTCGGATTGGAAACAGCAGTTCGAGGACGATCTCGCCGAGGTCTATCGCGAGCAGTTGGAGCTCTTCTACTGCCGACGGCGTCAGTGGGGCGAATCGATGGTCGATGGCGCATCCCCATCGAAGCCGCCACGCAAGCCGAACTTCGAAAAGCTAATGGCCAGCCTCAAGAAGGACTACGATCGTGCCTTCAAGGATCCCGAGGAACCGTTAGTTGATTTTGTGCGTCTGTATGCGGACGAGGCAGCTGCGAAGCTCTTCCTTCCAGCCAGCGAGCAGCTGTCCAAGCGTCGCAACCGCAGCTACTTCCTGAAGCTCTACCTGGACGAGCTCTATGTGGGCCAGACCAGGACCTACCGCCTGGAGGATGATCTTCATCTGTACATGAACGAGAGCATCGGTGTGCTGCTGGAGCGAACGTTGCCGCAGAACCTCAACATTTGGCTCTATGAGAAGTCCACGCTGACCCAGCAAGGACGCCGCCTGGCCGTGATGAGTACGAGGCTGGATCTCAGCCGAAAGGATAAGGCAGTGCAACTAAAGCTCGGCTTCTTGGCCTTCCCATCTTCGCCCAAGATGGCCGGAGATGTCTGCTTGTACTACGACTATGGCCCCATAGAGGTGCGTCGGGGGGCCCGTGATTTGGATGACATACAACCACTGCCCGATGCCCTGCTTCGGACTCTGTTCCCTCCAAGATCCAAGGCTGTAGCTGCCGTCGCTTCCACCACGGAGCCGGTCACGCCCATAGGACCCTGCCACAAGCGCAAGAAACACAAGCTGCCAGCTCTGCTGTTTACAGAGCAGCAGCTTCAGTTCTGTCCCATCCGCACGCTGTTCAGCAACAAGCGATACCAGCTGCTCCGCTCGCGGCACCAGCAGCGAAACGTCCACACCAAGCAGCTTCGCTTTATCCCCGCCCTAGAACGAGAGATAATATCCGACGATGGAGATGCGCTTTCCACCGCTGGCGACTCGAGCCAGCTCCTGGAGCCCGGAACCTACTGGAATCCCATCGATCTGCACAAGCATAGGGGCTACAAGTTCCTGAAGCTGCTCTACGAGATCATCGGTAACCAGAGCGCCCGTCGGGCCAAGGCCCAGCAGTTGGCGCATCCCTTGCTGTTTCTAGCCGATGGCTTTGATCTCTCTCTTGCCACCGGATGGACGTCTCTCTGGCGTGCCTTGTGCTCGCTCTTTCAAGGACAATCGACCGCGATGATTCGCGAGCCAGCTGCTTGGCAGCCACAGGCCGAGCACGATCAGTATCAGCACTTTGTGGTTTCCCTCCATGTGGTGAGGGCCACTGGGGTCCCGGTGCGTAGCCGCCACATTCTGAACATCGAGGAGGATCCTAACTCCGAGGCAGACATGAGCAACAGCCTCTTTGTCACGCAGAGTAAGCCCTGGCTAGGCATCCATGGATTCTTTGAGTATTTAAAGAGCTTTCTTTTCCGTCCCCCCTTTCAGCTCTCATGTACTCCAATGTGCGTCCGTTTGTGTCCTTGAGCTATGGCCAACGACTGAGCCGCAGTCGCTCGGCCGAGGGCAGCAATCCCACCTGGAACgaagagctgcagctgcagctcacCGGCTGCCAGAAGGATATGCGCGAGGATCTAAAGATCAGCTTGTTCGACGAGGTCATCGAGCGGCAGCTCAGCGACGAGGCATCCGATCTGTACCAGCGTGTCCAATGCAATTGGCTGGGCGAGTACCGAGTGCCAGTCAGCAGTCTCCTGACCAGCGGGAAGGTGAGCGATACCATACCCAATCCTTCGTGCCATTCAAATATCAGTTTTCCAGTTTGAGGGATGCATTGAGCTGGCCATGCCGAAGGTGCTGATCGGCTACAGGCGACCCCTAATTGAATCTGTGACGAACATGCCCCCCGATCAGTATCCCGAGTTCAAGGAATCCGTGCATATCTGGTTCTATCTCACCATCGAGCCGAACCGCTGCGACCTGCCGCCGCTACCCACGAATGTCCTGGCGTGTGCCGAGACGGTGCAGCTGCAGGCATACCTCAATGAGCGCCGCATGGagctgcaacagctgctgccccAGCCGCAGCGCTATGTGGAGCCTCTGGTCTGCACGGCCTTGGGCAAGCGGGTTTGTGTGACGCGACTGCTGGAGCAGTTGCCATTGCCAGGAGTGCTGGCCTCCAGCAAGAGTGCCCTGGAGAGTGCCTGTCGTTTTGTGTCATTGTTGTGCCAACTGCGCAGCTATGATCCCTGCATGGGCTTTCGTGGGGTCTGGCTAGACAACCAGACGCTGTTGGACAGCACTTGGTGCTCTGTCAAGGATCAGGGGGTCCTGCTCTGCAACTATATGCTGGGCCTGGGGCTCGAGTGCTGGCTGGTCTTGGGCCATTCCTGTCCGTATGGGGAGTGCTGTTATGTGCTCTTTCGCCAGCCGGATACGGCCGAGCTCCTGTTCGTGGATCCTGCCAGCGGCAGGCACTATCAGCTGCAGGATGTCTACTGTCCGCTGAGGCGCGTCTACTGCGTGGTGGGGAAGCAGAACGTAAGTCAAAGAACTACCTAAAACCTGCCCCCAATCTATGATTGCCTTATTGCAGATGTACTTCAACATACAGACAGAGACACGCGTCAGCATGACCCACTTTAATCTGCAGGATGCCGCCTGCTGGTTTCCGCTCTTCAACCGCTCATCAAATCAATCCGCTCCGGAGGGGGGTGTCCAGGAGCTGGACTATGCCTACAAGAAGAGCTTTGAGCTGAGCCAGCTGCAGAAAAACATTGAACGTAAGATCATGAAGAAGATCAGTGCCTGGCGCACCACACGGAAGACCAACTTTAATCGGTGGGTATAACCATTGTGTCGTATCAGACGAGACCTCATTCAAGTGATTCTTCCTGCAGGGCTTTTCTACCGCACCTACAGCAGATACTCAGCGACATGGAAAGTCTGGCCACCTTCTCCAGGGCTCGCTATGAGGAGAACGCCTACAGCGAGCAGCTGGAGCGCGTGTTTCCCAACTACATGGTGCGTAAATATCAGCCATTCCCTACCATCCCCGCCCTTCGTCCCATCAATCATTATCAAAGATTAACTTGATTTGTGTCCACAGCTGCACGGCTTCACCCTAAACTTTCCGTACACCAACCTGGCGGCCGTATCTGACCGCATCCGCACCACCTGCATCCACTACAACAACAGTCCAACGGTGGAGTTCTGCGTGGCGGTACATCTTAAAGCGTACGCAAACGATGTGATATCTGTGTGGGTGTTCCTGCTAGCCGTAGTCCCACTGGATGTGAATCAGAGGGGACAATGAATGGGTGCACCCTCCATCTGGGGGCGGGTTCCCTTCGATCCCGATAAGCAATGACATTTTACAAATTCATGCGGAATCATACGAAATGATTTTTATCAGCGATTTCACCTGAAATCCATTTAATTTGGTTTACAACCCATAGGCGTATACATtctatgtacaaatatatacaaatataatgaTAAGCAATGAATGAGGTGAGGTCGGCGCCGGTAGCTTGTACCGCGTTTAGTTCACCGCGCACTCTGGGACCGTCGAGACCTTTCGCACAGAAGAACAACGCACCAAAGCATGTTCCAAAAACTGGCCGAGGAATACGAAAAATTTAAGCGCTATGTGAAATGGCTGTACGTACTCTACGAGCTTAATACACAGATCGCCATCTGTGAGCCCTGGGAGAAAGTGTTTTGTCGTAAGTACATATACCATCCCATCCCACCCCGCAACAGCCCCAGACACATTAGCGATTATCAGTTGTACACTGGGCGTTCTGTTTCCGTGTTTTGTAAAGACAATAATAGTCTTTACTCATCGATATCTTATCTATACCGGTCACTCTTAGTCACAGAACGAACCGAAACATACGACCTGAGTGCGCCTGTTCTGCCCATGCTGTCTATGGTCTATGCCTATGGTTCTATTATTTCTTAAAACTTCCcttatttttttacattttgtttcaGACGTACTCCTTGGCAGCTGTCTGTCCCTCATCCTGTACGCCTCATACGCCTTTGTGCCGGGATATTGTCTCACGCTTGTTAAGCTTCTGTGGCCAGCCTCTGACGTATTAAGCCCCACCAATGCGTGCAATATAAATGCCGATGTCATGTGTGGCAACGAAAGTGAGCCATTTCTAACCTAATCTTAGAATAGATTAtctttaataataaattatttcaaaCGTAACGACTATGACGTTTTTTCTGGTTCGGTGATTTAGCAGGCAGCCTTCTACACATACTAGAGCCAACCATTGTGAACCAACCAATGTTGTTAATATTAATAGATACAGTTTATACTAGACATGATAtgatataaataaataagttcaGTACTTAAAACAAGCTAGTCGAGTAGAAAATATGttcactaatcggataaaattatgtgggcatgacTAAATGTTCTGTacagctagtaatattccacggaatattaaaaacgtgaaatatgtatagtataactcgaattcgtcagtatatttacggtatactTTTCAAATGAGACGATATGTGGCGATAGTGGCGCCACTCGAAAGTTTTGAACAGAAGTATTCAAAccatcgatactatcgatagtGCCATCGATGGTTTGACACCTCTACGATAAAACCACCTCcagtttgttttggttttaaagatttttttaaaaaatttgtaaagaTGTCAAACGACAAACGCACTGTTTATGTGGGAGGCCTGGCTGATGAGGTGACAGAGAGGCTGCTCAACAATGCCTTTATTCCCTTCGGAGACATTGCGGACATACAAATGCCAGTGGACTACGAGTCGCAGCGACACCGGGGCTTTGCCTTCATAGAATATGAACAGGCGGAAGATGCGGCTTCGGCCATCGACAACATGGTAGGTTTCACCAGCAAATTAATGCTCAAAACAAAAGACTAATAACCATATCCACAGAACGATTCGGAGCTCTGCGGCCGAACAATTCGCGTCAATTTGGCCAAACCGGTGCGTGTTAAGGAGGACAGCTTCAAGCCTGTCTGGGCGGATGACGACTGGCTGCAGAAGCACGCCGGCGCCACCTTAGAACCCGCAGAAGTAGGCGAAGCAGAGAAGGAACAAGTGGAAGTGCCATCCACAGGCCCAGCAGTCATTGAGAAGGCAGAGAAGCGCAATCCACAAGTATTCTTTGACATTCGCATTGGAGGCAATGATGCTGGACGTGTTGTGATGCTTTTGAGAGCCGACGTGGTGCCCAAGACCGCGGAAAATTTCCGCCAGCTGTGCACTCATGAGCAGGGCTTTGGCTACAAAGGTTCCACCTTCCACCGCGTGATTCCAGAATTTGTAAGAGATTGGATTTTTATCGatgtttcgtttcgtgttGTTCACATCCATTTTACTCACTTCAGATGTGCCAAGGAGGAGACTTCACAAACAACAACGGGACTGGCGGCAAGTCCATCTATGGGAAAAAGTTCAACGACGAAAACTTCAATCTGAAACACAATAGTTTCGGCACCCTATCCATGGCCAATTCGGGCACCAACACAAATGGCTCACAGTTTTTTATATGCACCACAAAGTAAGTTGAAGCCTGACTAAGAAATGAATTGAATTTAATCATCAATGTATCCAATAGAACCGATTGGCTGGACAACAAGCATGTAGTGTTTGGGCATGTCATCAGCGGAGCCGATGTAGTTCGGAAAATGGAACGCTGTGGCTCAAAAACAGGCACTCCAACGCAAAAGATCATCATCTATGCCTGCGGAGAATTGAAGTGATGTCGAATTAAGGAACGCGAACAGCTCAATAAAGAAACTCTTTTTGTATAAATGTATGTTACTCTTCAACGTTCtcattttattgaaaaaaacCACTAAGTCAATTTTAGGAGCACACGCAGTGGGCTCCATTCGGCTGGGGATATCCTCCGTTTTACTGGAAGTAAGTCCTTGGCTTTCTGAACGAGAACAGCTTCCTGTTGCCCTTGTGATGGACACGCTGTACCAGTGGGAACTTGATCTTGGAATCGTGGAACTGCTTGACGTGCACACGGCGCGTCTTGGCGGCAGCGATCGACTCCACCTTGATGATCTGGATGGAGTGAGCACGAGCACGATGACGGGCACCCATGTCGCGGTAGCACTGAGTTACGGCACCGCCAACAGTCAGGTCACGGTACTCGCGGTACATGTTGTGTGTGCCCGAACGGGAATCGTAGCGCAGCCAGATGCCGAAGTTCTTGATCTTAATGGGCGAGGTCTCGTACACCTGCTTGATGGACACAATTTCGCCGGTGGTCTTCTTGAACTTCTTCAGCTGACGCAAAAAGTACCAAAAGCGGGATTTGGCGACAATGTTGTCGGGGGCGAAGATGCGCATCTTGTAGAGAGGCGTCTGGGGCTCCTTCTCGCTGGGCAGCTTGCGGCCCACGACCTCGTATTCCTTCAGCTGAAAAAGGCATTCGTTTTAATGAATTCGTTCGTTGTAAACAAATGCGGTGACAGGCAGggaaacacacgcacacacacacgcgcgcatGGCACGCACACTTTGGAGGTTATGTTctgtggtttggaaaaacaacatattttccatgaatttattaaatatgaTGCCACTATAGAGATGCGCTTTTCACATCATCTTTAAGAATCTCTTGACAGCATTGTCGTTTATTTTATATGGCGCTTGTAGCAGCCACATTCATTCTCCCAACGATGTCCACGACACTCCATTTATTTGTCGGGtttttacaaataaattgcCCATTTCCACACATTCCCACGATTATGTCAGATGCTCGGTGAGTTTGCCTTCCTGTTGCACACATTTCTACCGCAAATGTTCTCAATTTTCGGGTTTATTTCATTAATACTAACCAATCCCTTGGCTCTCATGTTGGACGTTCACGCGAAAAGGAAACGGAAAGAGCTTGTCAAATCGCAATCACACTGAACCATAAGTCAGGGCTGGCAAAGACTATCGATAGATCTATTCGCAAATAAACATTTCATAAAATCGCCCAATCAAATGCATTAACGTGAAAACTATGCTGTACCTTGGTATTAATATTGTCACTTATATATTAaaatcaagctgcaacaaagatgtgaTATACCATTCGAATGATTAGTAGCTATCGATATTTTACCACTGAACTTTTTCTAGGGTCGCATTTTGGACAGTCACCCCAGGGCCCAGAGCTATCAAATCAATGTCCATCGCTAGCTTCTGCGCGTGTTTCAATGGCTGtaaagcaaaaaaatattgctaaaaattattttccacAAGCAGTTTAAGGGACTTAGCTAATAATTATATTGTATACACACCTAATTTACAGTTCAAAAATCTTTGCATGTAATTACAAATAGAAAAGTGCGTAGAAAAAAGTGGTCagaataaaaaatgcaaagcGTGGACGACGACGTGCAAAAAGAGGAAAATTTTATACCTAGAATTCGAGACGcgcaaaaaaacagaaaatcgACTATTTCCTGGTCGCCGGGACTGAGCTAAGGAATTGCGCGATATTGTGAAATTTGTGAGCCTCTTTCGGGACTCCCAGtgtttaaattaataataaaaataaagcatAAATTGTATAAGCGAACTGTCTGGGGTTGATGGTAGAGCGCTGAGAGGGGTAGGCGAGTCTCGTTCTTGCTCAGTTTCAGCCCATCCGCTGTCCGCTGGGCAAATCTCTCGGTCTCGGTCGCTCTTTCAGTTCTGCCCCGAACTTCCGTGACAtcggttgttgttttctccTTTCTTGTTTTCGCGCGTAAAATTCGTTCCTTCGTTTCCCACCCTCGCCGCCTGCTACAATTTGTGGGAAATTTTGGTACCTAAGCCataacagcaactgcaacaacaccaacGCCAACCGCGCAAAGCAGGTAAATAAACGTGCACAATTGTGGTACATGTGATTATAGAGTATCATTCCAAGAATATGTTAAgtaaattcatttatttttagccatTAGTTGCTCTCGCGCGTTTGCTTTTTTGCTCCatttattttggtattttcaattatttggCCAGGGCTGCATACACCATGACCggtaatttgtatttgttctGATTCAGTGTTTATGCACACGCTTCTGATATCGTGATATGCAAATAAGTACTTACTGAATAATGCATTTGTGTGCAGCAAATTTCCTtgggtatatatatatatatatatatttataccaCTGTATAGCACATTTGTCGCTGAACAAACATATTGCAAGAATATAACGCGCATAAACGTgatgtttttctttggtttcttcTTTGTGTGTGATTTGGCCACCGCCAAACCTAATgcatatttcattaaaatgaTTTGGTGTTGTTACGCTTTCAGCTGCGTAGGAGACGGATGCGAAAGAACAAAGCGCGGACCGGAACGCAATCGAAAAACGGAATGCAAAGGTAATGCAAATAATCACATTTTTGTCAAGGAAAACTCGATTGATTAAcgatttgattttgttttgtgtgttccTTACCGTGTGACAGCGCATAAATGCAGAAACGATGATGGAGGCATTGGATCAGCAACAAGCCAAGCTTACGTCTAACATAGATGCCGGTGATGCGGGTGGCACGGGtgacagagtcggagtcggagtggATGTCGGTACGGGAGCAGCAAGTGGCACTACCAGCGAAGAGGACGATTACGAGGACACTAATAATGCGCTGGGGCTGGCGAAAGAGGAGAGCCCGATGGAGcacagcgacaacaacaatgcGGACGCTAGCGGTGACGAATGTGGCctaaagagaaaaaagagcaCCGATGACGTGATAGACTTGACCCTGGCAAACGGCCAGGATAGCAGCCAgatggaggcggcggcggacgcagatgccgatgccgagTCGGAGAGGGCAGATAGCGAAAAGTCTGCAGATGAATCGCAAACGGGTGAAAGCGACACTTCAAAGGAATCTCTTCTGGCCGAAGATGCAGACAACGCAGACGAAGCGGGTGTTAGTGAGAGCGAAGATATTGGGGAGACTCCGAACTGTCCTACGATTGTTATTGAAAGCGACGATGAGCAGCAGACACGAACATCATCCTCTTCTTCGGGCAATGATTGTGTGGAGCAAGAGCTGGTGGAAGACCTGCTTCCATCTGTGGAGGAGGATTCTGCACAGTCCAGCCCAATCCCAGTAAAAAACGAGTGCATAGAAGATCTGCCAGTGAAGACGAAAGAGGAGCTCAAAAGTGATACCGAGACTGTGCCCATATCTGAGCCAGAAGAAGATAATCCTCCCACGATGCTCGGGGAGTCTGCTGTTGCatgtgatgatgatgatccaGTGGATACCTTGGTGACTCCCAAAGACGAAGAGGAAACCCAGCAGGGATCGCCGGCAGTCAAAGAAGTCATTGATGTGAAATCGGAGAGCGAAGAGGAGGAAGCAGAGGGATATCTATCGGCGAGAGGAGATCTCGATATCGATacggagagtgagagtgaggaAGAGGATTTGGATTCGTCCCTGTCCATTAAGGAAAACATTGACAAGACTCCGGCGGCGACTGAGAAAGAGGACGCAGAGCGCTCTTCGTCTATTAACGAGCTTGATGTGGAACCAGATAGTGGGGAGGATGAAGCAGAGGAGCCTCCAGACGTTAAGGTTGATCTTGATATCGATATAGAGAGTGCCGAAGACGATGTAGATTCAACTCAGTCCAAAAAGGCGACTCAGAAAGAGGGTGCAGAACGAGCTTCCCCTATAAAAAAGCTAGATGTGGAACCGGAGAGTGGAGAGGACGAAGCAGACGAAAATCTATCTGTAAAAGGAGATCTGGATATCGATACGGAGAGTGAGGAAGATGAAGAGGATGTTGATGCAGATGCTTCCCTGTCCATTAAGGAAAACTTGAACAAGGGTCCGGAAACCGGGAAAGTGGACGCAGAGGGATCTCCGTCTAACAAACAACTAGACGAGGAAACTGTTAGTGCCGAGGAGAACGTTTCGTTGGCTGTTAAAAAGGATCTTGATGAGGATACAGAGAGTGCGCAGGAGGCCCCTTCTCTGCCTATCAAAAATGATCTGGAACAGGATTCGGGCAGTGAACCGGAACAGTCGGAAGTCCTGTCTATCAAAGGGGAAAAAGCAGGCAAGAGATCTCCTTCAGTTCAAAAATGTATCGAAATGAATGCCGAGAATAACGATTCGAGGACGAGAGATTGTCTGGCTTCAGACGACGAATTCGATGAAAAGGCATCCCATTCCAGCCGCAAATCGTCTGTAGAGGAATCGTCTGATTCAGAGGATTCTGTAACGCTGACCATGGACGTGGATCATCCATGTAGCGAGGAtgaggatgcggatgcggatgcagTTGCGACGCCAGGAGTCATTAAAATTGAATCAGACTCGGAAGAAGAGCCACAGATGGAGGAAAGCCTCAAATCAACAGCTCCTGCTGTCACTTCCACGGAAGTGGATGTTGTGCCGGTAATCAAAGTGAATGGAACACACAATTCCCCCATTCCCGAGGATaaagagcaggaggagcagctggagaaACGGGAGCTGGAAGAGCACAACCAATTTTCTGTGATATCAAACCACACTGCGGCGAACGAGGACGGTGAAGAAGAAGGCGCCTCCACGTCACAACAGCCGCCAATGAAGGCACGTCCACTGATCCTTCCCGTTCGCAGAAGCCGCAGTCGTAGtaccagcagaagcagcacaaTCAGCTCGGCCTCACAGCCCCAATTGGTCATCGATCATCCGGCCGAGAGTGAACAGAATAATGGTAAGGTGCAAGCCCTGAAGCTGTCGTTCAagcgcaggcgcagcagcagaaccagtacctcctccgccgcctccGTCAGCCAGCCCGATAAACAAATGAAGCTGGGGAATAACTCCTCGCTGCTCTTGCAACGTCTCCAGggcaataccaataccaatgaCAATGCTGATCCCGCCAGCGATACCCCTGAGGCGAGCAACCTGTTGTCCTGCAGCAAATGCAATCTCCAGAACATTGAGACTGTTCAGCAGCTAAACGAACACCAGGCGCAATGCAAAATGGCCTCGAAGGGGAAGCCCGAACAGAAGAAGGAGCGTTTCTTTCGCTGCGCAAGGTGCGGCACCGTGCATCAGTCCTGGAACTTCTTCAGCCATGTGCGGGATGTCCACCAGAAGTACGTTTGCTTGTACTGCAGCCTCATGTATGCCACTGCGGAGAAGCTGTCGCTGCATCTGGAGAACAAGCATGACATCGATCAGAGGCACCTGTCAATGGATGAGTGGGCCgcggagcagcagaaggaggatcGGGGCAGGTATCTCGTCTGCTGCACATGCCAGACCACATTTCCGCAAGGCTCAGGCTTCGAGAATCACGACTGTTCGGAGCTAATGGAGCCGTGTGCTGAATGTGGGGTAAAGGGATGCCATGCCATGGCCTGCAGAAACCAGAAGAAGAAGCCGCACAAACGGAGGAGAGTACGGAAGcagccagagcagcagcagcagcagcaacagaaacagccgCAGGCGGTGCCATTAACAATCCCAGTGGAACAGCAGGAAACCCTGCAAACGGAGCCAGCGGAAAACAGTAAGTTTCATCGCTAGCCATGTATTATTCGCACATAATTAATGCTCTTGCAGTTCCAGCGCCAATGCCCATTTGGCCGAACATGACACTCGACCCAGACACTCTGGCACTACCAGCTCCAGTTCCGACACCATCTCCGGCCATTCCCAAGCTAGTTGTACCTAAAATAATGCTGAGGGTGCCGAAGGAGTTTCAGAAATCTGTGGACGCTGCTCTAAGCAGCACGGAtacggaggaggaggaaccgGATTTGCACACAGCAACTCCCCTGGAACAGGAAACCGAAATAAATCCTTCTTCGTCCCCACAAATACCAGACCAAgcgccgatgccgatgccgccgccgccacgcCACAGCCTAGATGATTCGGATTGTGCAAAGATGATGAGCCTCATGCAGGCCGAAGTGGAGCGCACCGAACTGGAAATACAGCGGATCAAAGCAGACAGGAAACCCGATAGGAAGAAGCACTCCAAGGCCATAGCTCCCGCAGATGTGTTGGACGACGGATTACCACAGCACGCAGCGGAAGTAAAGGagcagccccagctccaggtGCAGGCACTGGTGCAGCAACCCCAGCAGCAAGAGGAACAACGTCGCTGGTCGCTGACGCCGCCCGCTTCGCCACACAACACAACGCAGCCACCGCCCGCAATTATCACGGAGTTCCAAGACCAGTCGGATGCAGCCGATGCCGAAGCATCGTCTGGGCGTCGCAATAGCCTCGGTAGTGATTGCATGGACATTGATGATAGCTTGAACGGACCAACGGCTGCCAACGACGGAGAATTCGGACCCCCAGAGGGCCCATTGATGGAACAGATGGAAGCGGTGGCGCTGCCACAACCACCGCAGCCCGTTCAGTCGCCTCCTCCACCCTTCGATGGCATAATGGTGGCCGGAGAGGACACGCACACGATCGATCTGCAGCTGGATCGACCCCTGGATCGGTTCTCAATGGTGGAGTTTGTGCGTCTGTGCCTGAAGGCGGTCTACTCCATCTGCCTCTACTGCAATCACGCTCGCCGTATTGCCGTCAATGGCAAGCAGCTGGTGCTGCACATGATTAGCCAGCACCGCTTTACGGCTACGGTGGACAGCATCACGGCCGAGGAGCTGTACGCCGAGACGATTGTGGCAAGGCTGAAGAGCTTTGTGCcccagctggaggaggagtacCTGAATCTGGCCAGCTGCTGCACCGTGGAGAACGGCAAGTACGCAGAGGTCTTCAACGAGCGGATCTATGAGTGCTTCTCCTGCCGCTACGTGGCCGCCACGCACAAAGAGCTCTACACGCACAACCGCAGGATGCATGCCAAGTCGAACATCACGTGCATCATGTGCCGCACCAATTTCTACAGCTACAGTGAGATTCTCTGTCACATTTGTCCGGGCGAGGAGGCCCTCAGCGTATACGACTTGAAGTTCCGCTGCTGCCTGTGCGAGACGTCGCCGCCGCTGCCCTCCGCCTTCCGTCTGATGGTGCACCTGCGAAAGCAGCATAATGCCTGCGACATCTGCCTGGAGGATTGCGTCACCCAGGCGAAGCTCTCGTCCCACGTGTGGAAGCACAAGCTGCTGCATCTGTGCTACCGGTGCGGCATCGCCTACCGCAACAAGCAGGACATTTCCAA is a window of Drosophila pseudoobscura strain MV-25-SWS-2005 chromosome 3, UCI_Dpse_MV25, whole genome shotgun sequence DNA encoding:
- the Cc2d2a gene encoding coiled-coil and C2 domain-containing protein 2A — protein: METPSPPRRGKKKRKTQTTRAYRRCEQEVESLLRETKYEDCGRQELELEARSLQFFHGADDAAVGEKEIPDQEITPEEKGAEENSIDGEAATETIDSPAQTYIDIELQEPPLVWPGVHKQVHYYDDSLLYRPANAAHFQLHLSDCNPGPSQIRMLNRFQEQAKGDASKLSSDLVSELCDDSRSQFVTDSRLYRTVCNKEFQCIFLAPAPINQFMGIPTRRCLTLTFKQLRFTAHPLLLTEHRMAQQLEDLFDQYTENRNRQVCRKLKEELDIARQVGAKLVLSARPELTDEIRRQLRLTQKLRQRYYLESTAERNLSLRLLRVWSKLKALRSQQDFQCTRFQLKLHVGYHPNLESAYSDWKQQFEDDLAEVYREQLELFYCRRRQWGESMVDGASPSKPPRKPNFEKLMASLKKDYDRAFKDPEEPLVDFVRLYADEAAAKLFLPASEQLSKRRNRSYFLKLYLDELYVGQTRTYRLEDDLHLYMNESIGVLLERTLPQNLNIWLYEKSTLTQQGRRLAVMSTRLDLSRKDKAVQLKLGFLAFPSSPKMAGDVCLYYDYGPIEVRRGARDLDDIQPLPDALLRTLFPPRSKAVAAVASTTEPVTPIGPCHKRKKHKLPALLFTEQQLQFCPIRTLFSNKRYQLLRSRHQQRNVHTKQLRFIPALEREIISDDGDALSTAGDSSQLLEPGTYWNPIDLHKHRGYKFLKLLYEIIGNQSARRAKAQQLAHPLLFLADGFDLSLATGWTSLWRALCSLFQGQSTAMIREPAAWQPQAEHDQYQHFVVSLHVVRATGVPVRSRHILNIEEDPNSEADMSNSLFVTQTLMYSNVRPFVSLSYGQRLSRSRSAEGSNPTWNEELQLQLTGCQKDMREDLKISLFDEVIERQLSDEASDLYQRVQCNWLGEYRVPVSSLLTSGKFEGCIELAMPKVLIGYRRPLIESVTNMPPDQYPEFKESVHIWFYLTIEPNRCDLPPLPTNVLACAETVQLQAYLNERRMELQQLLPQPQRYVEPLVCTALGKRVCVTRLLEQLPLPGVLASSKSALESACRFVSLLCQLRSYDPCMGFRGVWLDNQTLLDSTWCSVKDQGVLLCNYMLGLGLECWLVLGHSCPYGECCYVLFRQPDTAELLFVDPASGRHYQLQDVYCPLRRVYCVVGKQNMYFNIQTETRVSMTHFNLQDAACWFPLFNRSSNQSAPEGGVQELDYAYKKSFELSQLQKNIERKIMKKISAWRTTRKTNFNRAFLPHLQQILSDMESLATFSRARYEENAYSEQLERVFPNYMLHGFTLNFPYTNLAAVSDRIRTTCIHYNNSPTVEFCVAVHLKAYANDVISVWVFLLAVVPLDVNQRGQ
- the LOC6898329 gene encoding serine palmitoyltransferase small subunit B, with protein sequence MFQKLAEEYEKFKRYVKWLYVLYELNTQIAICEPWEKVFCHVLLGSCLSLILYASYAFVPGYCLTLVKLLWPASDVLSPTNACNINADVMCGNESEPFLT
- the cyp33 gene encoding peptidyl-prolyl cis-trans isomerase E gives rise to the protein MSNDKRTVYVGGLADEVTERLLNNAFIPFGDIADIQMPVDYESQRHRGFAFIEYEQAEDAASAIDNMNDSELCGRTIRVNLAKPVRVKEDSFKPVWADDDWLQKHAGATLEPAEVGEAEKEQVEVPSTGPAVIEKAEKRNPQVFFDIRIGGNDAGRVVMLLRADVVPKTAENFRQLCTHEQGFGYKGSTFHRVIPEFMCQGGDFTNNNGTGGKSIYGKKFNDENFNLKHNSFGTLSMANSGTNTNGSQFFICTTKTDWLDNKHVVFGHVISGADVVRKMERCGSKTGTPTQKIIIYACGELK
- the RpL18A gene encoding 60S ribosomal protein L18a, with protein sequence MRAKGLLKEYEVVGRKLPSEKEPQTPLYKMRIFAPDNIVAKSRFWYFLRQLKKFKKTTGEIVSIKQVYETSPIKIKNFGIWLRYDSRSGTHNMYREYRDLTVGGAVTQCYRDMGARHRARAHSIQIIKVESIAAAKTRRVHVKQFHDSKIKFPLVQRVHHKGNRKLFSFRKPRTYFQ